One stretch of Roseimicrobium sp. ORNL1 DNA includes these proteins:
- the pheS gene encoding phenylalanine--tRNA ligase subunit alpha: protein MLAELDTIRTEGITTLEGISDETALENFRVNFLGKKGRLTTVSAGMRDVPPDQKAAVGAKLNEVRTALTAGIDQKLTALQSAKDAESVKGIDVTLPGRPARSGALHPLTRIRDRAIQTLRRMGFALADGPEIETEWHCFDALNTPADHPARNEKDTFYLPDGRLLRTHTSTVQIRTMEVAKTLPVRIIAPGAAYRRDEIDATHLSVFNQLEGLYVSTDVSLADLKGTLEYFFQDTFGPQTQVRFRPHFFPFTEPSFEIDIKLEVKGQEARWIEIAGCGMVDPAVFEAVCKSRGDKLFDPEKVTGFAFGMGLDRLAMILHGITDIRHLIENDTRFLSQF, encoded by the coding sequence ATGCTCGCTGAACTCGACACCATCCGCACCGAAGGCATCACCACCCTCGAAGGCATCTCTGATGAGACTGCGCTGGAGAACTTCCGCGTGAACTTCCTGGGCAAGAAGGGCCGCCTCACCACAGTGTCCGCCGGCATGCGTGATGTGCCGCCGGATCAGAAGGCCGCCGTGGGTGCCAAGCTCAATGAGGTGCGCACCGCTTTGACCGCGGGCATTGATCAGAAACTTACCGCGCTGCAGTCCGCCAAGGATGCCGAGTCCGTGAAGGGCATCGATGTCACCCTGCCCGGTCGTCCGGCCCGCTCCGGTGCGCTGCACCCGCTCACGCGCATCCGCGACCGCGCCATCCAGACGCTGCGCCGCATGGGCTTCGCTCTGGCAGACGGCCCTGAAATCGAAACGGAGTGGCATTGCTTCGATGCGCTGAATACGCCGGCGGATCACCCCGCGCGCAATGAGAAGGACACCTTCTACCTTCCCGATGGCCGTCTCCTTCGCACGCACACCAGCACCGTGCAGATCCGCACCATGGAAGTGGCGAAGACCCTGCCCGTGCGCATCATCGCTCCCGGCGCTGCTTATCGCCGCGATGAAATCGACGCCACGCACCTGAGCGTCTTCAACCAGCTCGAAGGTCTCTACGTCTCCACGGATGTGAGCCTTGCCGACCTGAAAGGCACGCTGGAGTACTTCTTCCAGGACACCTTCGGTCCGCAGACGCAAGTGCGTTTCCGCCCGCACTTCTTCCCCTTCACCGAACCCAGCTTCGAGATCGACATCAAGCTCGAGGTCAAAGGCCAGGAAGCGCGCTGGATTGAAATCGCTGGGTGCGGCATGGTGGATCCCGCCGTGTTCGAAGCCGTGTGCAAGTCCCGTGGCGACAAGCTGTTCGATCCCGAGAAGGTCACCGGCTTCGCCTTCGGCATGGGCCTGGATCGTCTCGCCATGATCCTGCACGGCATCACAGACATCCGTCACTTGATTGAGAACGACACGAGATTCCTCTCGCAGTTCTAG
- a CDS encoding GNAT family N-acetyltransferase, whose translation MSSPADNFVIRLIDPVDQETLSRCFPVAQELRPHFTEEDAFVHAAIMAQGRGANYVYLEHQGEVRAFTGFRICQNLVWGTHMYVDDLVTRAQDHGHGYGSALFDWLVEEARRRGCAHFQLDSGVQRFDAHRFYLHKGMNITSHHFALPL comes from the coding sequence ATGTCCTCTCCCGCAGACAACTTCGTCATCCGCCTGATTGATCCGGTGGATCAGGAGACGCTCTCGCGTTGTTTTCCGGTGGCGCAGGAACTCCGTCCGCACTTCACTGAGGAGGATGCGTTTGTGCATGCGGCCATCATGGCCCAAGGACGCGGCGCGAACTACGTCTATCTGGAGCACCAGGGCGAGGTGCGTGCCTTCACAGGTTTCCGCATCTGCCAGAATCTCGTCTGGGGCACGCACATGTATGTGGATGACCTTGTCACGCGCGCGCAGGATCACGGGCACGGCTACGGCAGTGCCCTCTTTGACTGGCTGGTGGAAGAAGCACGCCGCCGTGGCTGTGCACACTTCCAACTCGACTCCGGCGTGCAGCGGTTTGACGCACACCGCTTTTACCTGCACAAAGGGATGAACATCACCAGTCACCACTTCGCCCTGCCGCTCTGA
- the rplT gene encoding 50S ribosomal protein L20 — protein sequence MPRSTNSPASRKRRKRVLKAAKGFRGFRSKLYRYAKDAVRKAMVYNYRDRKNRKRDFRKLWIQRLNAATRAHGLSYSRFTEGLKAAGIELDRKVLSDLAIKDEAAFAALINQVKQALGNKTGVTLKKTAA from the coding sequence ATGCCAAGATCCACCAACTCACCCGCCAGCCGCAAGCGCCGCAAGCGCGTACTCAAAGCCGCCAAAGGCTTCCGCGGTTTCCGTTCCAAGCTCTATCGCTACGCCAAGGACGCCGTCCGCAAGGCGATGGTGTACAACTACCGCGACCGTAAGAATCGCAAGCGCGACTTCCGCAAGCTCTGGATTCAGCGCCTCAACGCCGCCACACGCGCGCACGGCCTGAGCTACAGCCGCTTCACCGAAGGCCTCAAGGCCGCTGGCATCGAACTCGATCGCAAGGTCCTCTCCGACCTCGCCATCAAGGACGAAGCCGCCTTTGCCGCCCTCATCAATCAGGTCAAGCAGGCCCTGGGCAACAAGACTGGCGTCACGCTGAAGAAGACCGCCGCCTAA
- the rpmI gene encoding 50S ribosomal protein L35, giving the protein MSKNAGLAKTRKSVSKRFKITASGKILRRKKGKRHLLQNKNRKRKRNLGKVALVDKTDAAAVKANMPWS; this is encoded by the coding sequence ATGTCCAAAAATGCTGGCCTAGCCAAAACGAGAAAGTCCGTTTCCAAGCGGTTCAAGATCACTGCCTCCGGCAAGATCTTGCGCCGTAAAAAGGGGAAGCGCCACCTTCTCCAGAATAAGAACCGGAAGCGGAAGCGCAACCTGGGCAAAGTTGCACTCGTCGACAAGACGGATGCAGCGGCCGTGAAGGCCAACATGCCCTGGAGCTGA